GTCATATTATCTTGAGGGCTTGAGGCAGTCGCAGAGCTACTGGGGAGCTGTACGGAATctggagagaaagaagaggaggagttgTTATTGCCGCTATTGTCATCATTGTCACCCGACGAGGAGTTGTTGTTATAATTGTTATTCCAGCCACTCATGATGATCCTTAGAAGTTGTCTGGATATAAACGTCGATCGTGGTGCCAATCTAAGCTATTTAAACCCTCTAGAGGACTCCTTGGAGCCTGTTTACATGTAATATATCTATGGTAGGACGACGACAGACCTCGGTCCTTATTCAAGGTGAAAGGAGACCAAGTTTTTGGGCGACTCGCTTATTTAGGTGTATAGCCATCTCCGAAATCGAGTCGTTTTATAAAGAAGCCAAATAACCGAAGGAGAGTAAAAAAGCTCTTTTATACCGACTCCGATTACATTAGTGTGAACCTGAATAATGTAACACGGCGTCACACCCATAGGTATCATACCCGTAGGTATTATAATAACAAAGGTGTTTTACAAGTGTCTCTTCTCGCTCTCCAGTTAAGATCCCCGAATTTGAAAACACTTTTTCCAGTGTGGACATCCACAACTTCTTTCATGTACTCGAGGGCTGTGATGGTTTCTATCGGAGTCATGAGAGGAGTTTGTACGAGGTGCGCTTACAGTCGATGTGGCTTGGAAGCTAAATAGTGCTttatgaagaagatttaTTCGCTCTCCAGAATTGTGAAATATCCTCTATAATCCCTCGAGCTTTTATATATAGCCCCCAAAGCCGCTTTGTTAGGGTAGCTAGCAGCTCGATTACTTTACAAAACATAGGGAAGAATATGAGGGTTACGAGTACTGCATAGATCATACCTTTCATTCCCCTTGTGCTAGTTTGGTCTATATCCCCTTTTTCGGTCTTTGAAATTGGACAAGCTGTTGTTGTGCTATCTAACATGATTAACATGATTAGCGTCGTAGGGGGCAATTTCAGATCGGGACCGGCATTTCCCATAAAATCATGCCTTTTAGAAGTCAGCATTCAGTTGTCCACACGCCTGATATCTTTCATCTCAACTTGAAaccccccttccttcctatATTCCAAGTACGCAAACGTCTTCCCTTCGCTGTAGGTGTAAGAACAAGCAAGTAGCCAGTCAGTCTAAACATGAAGTCTACCCAAACTTCAGCGGAAAACGAGGGTTATAATCCGGAATCAGTACATTTTCACGTTACCCAACTCAGCTATTTTCCGGCGGAATCCCTTTCTCACTCAACAACAATAACAACGCTAACCCTTGCCCCCTCGTATCAGGTCGCAAAGCTGGAAAGGGCAGCCCAAACAGCGCTATTGACCATTTCCCAGCAATCGCTTTCCTCCAACCAACGCACCCATCAAAAATCCCAACACAATcaccctccacctccatttcctccttctcagcgactcttcttcatgctcAATGGACTTCGGTCGGGAAAATTTGATACCGGCAAACATGAGGAACGGCAAGATCTTCTtggcaaaggaggaaatgggGGGATAACGGAGGGATATGAGAGGTTCGAATCTAGTATGAATGGGTCAGCATGTGCACTGAGGAGTTGGGAAAGAACTTGCAGGTATGGGATCTCAAGTACGGCTGCTCCGCGGTGATTAACATGGTTTGCGCTACAACCCATGAGGGAATTAAAAGGGCCCACCTTTGTGATGCGTGAATGCGTTAAAGCCGTCTTTCCCATGGTATGAACCCCATCCACTCGCGCCCACCCCTCCAAATGGAAGGTTACGGGCAAAAGTGGCCATAGCAAAGTCATTCCAAGTTGCGGACCCACTCGTCGTCTGCGAAATAACTAACAAGTTGGGTTGTAAGTGAGATATCAGAAAGTCACTTCGAAGTCTACTCACCTTTTTCGAAGATAGATCGTTTGCCGGCACAGACGTATAAAGCAAGGGGCTTAGGACGCGCGTTCACATACGCAATAGCCCCATCAATATCCTACCTGTATTTTCAGCTTTATCCTTCATTCACTTAGTAGATGAGATTAGACCCACTTCAACAGGAATGATAGCCAGAACAGGACCAAAAATCTCGTCCACCATCAcgcctccctcctcccgtTCCCCATTCTCGTTTAGTCTGATAAGGGATattcccatcctccttgttttctcatccatctcccctTTATACACGAGCTTACCCTCCATTTCAGCTTTTTCGATGTATGATAGTTGCCGAGAGAAATCGGCGGGGGAACGAAGAAACGAGGAGCCGGATGGGGAGTTGAGTAGTGATTTAGAGGAAGGtaagggagggaagagctCATCAAGTCTGATTGTGCATTAGAGTTGACTAGGGGGATGGTGAAAATGGACGTACGTGGACTTGCAAACGGAGATAAATTCGTCAACCTTGTCCTTGACGCAAAGAACATAATCGGGGGCAACTAAGAGTGGCGTCAAATTGCAGCTTGCAAGGAATATATAAAAAAATGGGGTAGAGAAAGGGCTTAAGGGCTTACCACATGTTTGGCCACCGGTCATCTGCTTGATACTGAACAATCTTCTAGCTGCAATCTTGAAATTGGCATCTGACGCGACGATTACTGGACTCTTGCCACCAAGCTAGAATGTACATCAGTCTTCATTATCTCCGGAAGTGCACGATTGAGCACACTTACTTCGAGAGTGGTAGGGGTGAGCGTCTTGGCAGCGGCTCCAGCGACAATCTTGCCCACGTCAGATGAGCCTGTGTAAAGAACTACAGCTGATCAGctttttctccatttccgATAGATCAATAGCTCACTATGTCCCCAGGGTTTTGCCAGTAATGCCTGTGACTGCTCCACTTCTCCAAGGACCGCGACATACCCCTCCGGGTCGAGGTACTTTGGTAGAACATCGGCTAGAAGGGCTGATGACGTGGGTGAGTGTTCGGAAAGTTTGAGAATAGCGGGGCAGCCGGCTGAGATGGCCCCTACGAGTGGGCAAAGAGAGAGTTGCCATGGGTAGTTCTACCGAACATGAGATCAGTTTTGCCGCAGAGAGAGGGTTGTACGAGCCAGCATACCCATGTACTGATGATCTGCAGTTGGAAGTGAACTATCAGCAATTCTCTAATGACACCAAAAGAGTGACTCACCAAGGCAACCCCTTTGGGCTGCTTTTTCACCCGCGAAGCTAATAAAGTCAATACAAAACCTTTGCTCGTCCGATAACTCACGCATCGCCTTCATGGATAGAATTGCGTCAGCAGTGCGgctctcatccttcatccaatTCTCCACATTCTTAACTGCAAGGTCAATCTCATTCAACGCCGGCCACAACTGTGCATACACTTGTCAGCATGCAGTGTCGGGTAACTGGGTTATATAATTCACATACCTCTCCAATAGTCACGTCAAAAGGTCCTTTGCCTTGATCATTCTCAACTGCTGCCCGAATAAGCGCTTCATTATCTTTAATAAGATAAGCTAGTTGCTTGAGGTTGAAAAGCCTGTACGCGAGAGAACAGGTAACTCCAGAGTCGAAGCGTTTGTTGACGGTATCGTAGATCTGTTGATCCGAGTTCGAGTTCGAGTTAGCGAGATTGCTTAGATTGCTTAgagcgaaagaagagctgaCCTGTTCAATCTGCGGGAGGGGTGTTGGAGTATGGTCTGGGAAATACATATCCATGAACTAGCTCCAAGGAATAGGGGAATGGGTTGATATAGATTGATGCTGTGAAAATGGACAACGAGGACACGAAATACCCAGCAGTGCGATGCGTAAATCACGATGGGCATGGATGACGGAGATGCAAGTGGTCGATCCCCGTAAGTGTGTAAGGGTGGCCAATGCCCGCCATCAAAAGGCCCTTGAGGGGGTTTGGTGCTATTCGTTGAGCAGGATGTCGCATTTGCTTTACTCTTTTTGTGACTGTTGATCGTTTTCCTAAGTACATAAAATGCGAATAGACATCGGGGCTAGGCTCTTACAGGTGTGGTATCTGACTTAGCATTTCTAAACGGTTTATGCTGATCGTTAGGCCGTGGATAGCAGGCCGGACTTCAAAAACCCTCATGGGCACCCGCAGCTCCGATCCACCGGTCATTCTTCGACTTGACAAGTTAACAACAACGTAGTATCATCATTGCAATCCAATACTAACAGATCCGTTGGCAGTTAATATCTGATAATGGAACAGAGAATGGGAACTGCGATTTTGTCCGTCTGTCAAGGTCAAGCGCAGCGCCGAGAAGGACAAAGGATAGTATAAGGTGAGTATCAAAGGATCGCTGGAGTGACTGTTTATTTCGCATGCTTGGAAATGTTCGCCGCCTGCGCCAGACATTGTTTTGTCCTCAAGTTCTAAGCTGTATGAACAACTCTGCGCCACTTGATCTACCTTCCTGGTCCTATACGATTTGAATTTTCATTACTAAAACTACCCCATTCAATCACTCGCACTTACCTAGCCAGACCTCTCAAGCTCTCAGCTTCCAGATATTAGGGTAGCGAATCTTACTCATACTGACATAAAATATGGGGACACGATGAAGCGCCGCTCTGTTTTTCTATCGCACCATGAATACCAGCTCGTCAACCCATCCATCTTACTCGGGGCTTTCTTTCTAGCTGCACACGCCATACAAGCACAAACATCCAACGCGACTTGTACCTTGACAGCTAGCACCCAATGGATGTTTAACTCTGATGGTGATTCCCCCTGGTATGTTGCTCGCCCCTTCACATCTACAGCCGACCGAACTAATTCTTTGTCATTAGCCTGATATGGTCTAGAATCCAGTCTTTATGTTTattatcttcttcatatATCAATGTGCCACCATTACTGGACTCATCATGGTCTTACAATGCACCGACAGAGAGTAGTTCGGCTTGTTTGTGTAATTCGGTCTCGTACAATCTTATGGTGAGTCGTTCGTTATGTAACCATCTGGGAGATAGCTTATGCGGATATAATAGGCGGCATGTACATACTGCCAATGGAAAAATGCCTCGATCCTTACCGAGGATGATTGGTCTTCTGGATGCTCCTCGTATACATCTACTGGGTAAGCGCAACTGTTCTCTCtatttctctttccccgcTTTCAGACTATAGGTACGCTGACGACAGACACTCATCATCTAGTCTCGGGTTCGCAGAAGCGGTTGAGCAAATCCCTATATGGGCGTTTAGACCCTCTTCAAACGATAGTGGGGCGTGGGACCCATCCGTTTCAAGCGTTACAGCTGCGGCTAATACGGGTTCATGGACCACGACACTTTCAAGAAGCTTTGCGGATGCCAGTAAAACCACAGCTGGGAATCCGGCTGTGACGACTGCGAGAGTAAACGTGAGCGGAAGCGGGGTCAGTGAAAATTCCATCTGGGTCCAAAATACGGGCACTGAGactgcttcttccacctctaCTTCCAACTCGAactccacttcttcttccgacaaAGACGGCGACAGCAATGATTCATCTACGTCCCACTCCATCCCTCTCGGTCCCGTTATAGGTGGCGTAGCAGGCGGTCTCATCGGATTGataatcctcttcctcctctggaGATGGTATGTCAACAGCCGACATCGTCTTTCCAACCCATattccccctcttccacttccccCGGTTTCGGCGGACGgatcaagaaggaaaagcagaagaagaaaaagaggatgtCGTACCCTTACCCAGCCAATACCAGAGATAGCTTGGTTGCTTCCCCTCCTGTCTTTGCTTTAGGCGGTGGGGTTgggggagatgaagaaagaggacaATCGAGAGGGAGAAGTTTCCTAGATATGCTAGTCGGTGGTAAAGGGGATGAGAGCGGAAACTGGAAGGGACAGCAGAGGGATACGGCGCTGTACAGTGATCCGACGACATTCGCTGACCCGAGGAAAGCACCGGAGCCCTATTCGGCCAGCCCGATGAAATGGCGAACCACAAGCGAACGGTTAACACTAGAAACAGATTTATCAGACTCTGAGTCGGCTTGGAGCGTGAGCGACGAtggtggtgaggatgacggtcgaagaaagaaaaaaggaagatggaaagaggcgTTTATACCTTCCATCGCAATGGCAGCAgaagccaagaagaaggcagatAGAAACAACAGGAAGCTGAGCACGTATACGACGACATCTCAACAACGCTTGACAAGACGGACGTTGACGCCTtcagaaatggaagaagatgagggggCGCCTTTCCCACTCTGCGTTCGTCCAGAATCAATTCTCACCCCGATTCCGAGTACGAACACACAGCCCCTCAGCACTGTGTCGCATCCAGGACCCAAAAACTCCAAGCCAACCACAAACCAAACTCCAAAGACAAGCCAAAGCAACCGGCAACTGCTAACCTTGCCCCCCAAGCAACCTCCCCCGGCGCACCTCCCGCCTCCAGCCCCAGATGAAGCTCAGTCGCTCTCGCTTCTGTCACCTCTTGGTGGCAGAGTAGATTTCTCCCAACCACCGTCCATCCGACGAGAAAGGATCTCAGAAAATCCTACGCTACCTTCGTTGTACGAACCCCCCACAGGGGCTAAGACGTATAGGGCTTCAAGAGGGTCAGAGATGTTCAGTCCTAGTTCAAGGTATATGGGGACTATCTATGGAGACGGTGGGGATGAAGACGGTGcgagagggggaggagaaggaagaaggttcAGTGAAAGTACGATAGGGACCGCGTTAGGGAGCGCAAGGTCATTGAAAACgcgagatggaaggggaaggtggAGTGGGGAGAGTGCACCCGCTTTGCCGACGCCCAAGCCGAGGTAGATTTCAATCTGTTATTCAGATAGGTATGGTCCAGAGTGAAATGGTCATGAGCGATATAGAATATTAGGTTTTCTCGTCGATAATATCTGGGTTCCTTGACGTATGCAAGGGTCGAGGATATACCGTTTTCACGTGCATACTCATGTTCATGCTTATCGGAGCGATTTCTGGTCTATTTCTACCAATTCATGCTCACGCTTATCGGAGAGATTTCTGGTCTAGTCTACCAAACTAATTTGTCTAGGAAAATCGTCCAAAGATTGCCAAGAGAAAACTAGCTTGGATGTAATGGCTTGAGGCCTTTTTAGAAAAGGAAAACTTGGTCCTCGAGCTTGGAGACGCTCCTAGGAGCAGGGTAACCGATCTGCGCGAGGTGGCCCCTATTGAAATATATGCGTCAACAGTTGTTCATCCATTCTTAGATCTTGCTGCGGAGAACtgaggggaaggaaagtTAAGGACTCACTTCATAGCGGTGATCATAGGAGGAGGGCCGCACATCAAGACCTTGTGACCCTCACCGTGATTAGCAGAGCCAACACCGGAAGAAGGCATAGCTTCCTCAATCATCTCTTTGGTGACGAAACCAACACCACCAGTCCAGCCCTCAGGAGGGTTGTTAAGAACGTACTGATTGAAGAGTGAAGGTTAATTTTAATTCGGTTCAATCTGTAGGGCGGGATAAAGGGGAGAAAAGGGGCATACCTTGACATCAAAACGGCCGTTGGACTTGGCTTGTAGCTCGtcaatttccttcttgagcACTGTGCCCCGCATCAGTGATATCCTTGAAAAGCGAGGAAAGGTACAGAACATACAGATGTCATCTTCCTGAATGTTGGCGTAGATCAAAGAAAGCCTGGTCTTGTCGCCGGGAGTCTTGATAGAGGATTTAATAATCTGGTACATGGGAGTGATACCGGTACCGCCGGCAATCATGACAAGGTGAGGGGCCATGTTGGGGCTGCGGACAGGTTAGTGTCAAGACATTATGGGGGGTAGAATAGGCATACGTGTAAACAAACTTGCCCTTGGGACCTTTGACCTTAATTTCCTGGCCGATagtgaggagagaaaggtaTCGGGAGATGTTACCCTTCTCGTATGTCTGTTGTCTTTATTAGTTGCTTGCGTCGTTACGATAATAGGCAGCTTGACGAACCTTGACAACCAAGTCAAAGTGTCCTTTGTCGTCATCCAAAGTGGTGGGAGTGTAAGATCTAACAACCTGCTTGCCATTAATCTCGGCAGCAACAGAGATGTGTTGACCGATGGGGAGACCGAGAGAATCAGATGCTCGGGGAAGGGCAAATCGGTACCTGGTTACATTAGAGAGAATCAGTGCGAGAAGATTAAAATCGCAAGCAAAAGAAACGTACAAAGCAGTGTTGTGGGACAAGTGATCCTTGTCAACGAGCTTGAAAGACCTCCACTCAACAGGGTCAAGTACTTTTCTGTCCTTCTCTACCGATGTCCAGAACAACGCGTCAGTTCAGTTCCTCTATTCCGATCATTCAGACGCGAGAAGTGGGAGAGAACTGACcctggaagaagatgaaaaggcCGAGAATAGCAGCGACGACGAGACCGCCGAGGAAGCTGGCATGAGGAGCAAGCTTCTGAGCGAGAACCTCGATGGTGAACATGATCGGATATCTTTCACGGGTCTGTTATAGAAATGTAAATGGGAAATATCGGAAAACGAAGAACGGGAGGACAACCGTTGGGGAAACATGTTGTGACGTGGAACTTCCTTCCGATGTagccatccatctctttccgCGATGATGTTAAATGTTAAGCAGCTCGAACGAACAGTACCATTTCGAGATCTTCTTCTAGAGACCCCAAAAGGGAATATATACGAACCGATCATGATTCCGCGAAGCTTGGTAGAACTTTATGGAAGGGCGAACCATGTCATACAGCGTATACTTGGCCCGGAACAACCGCTGTCGGAGGCCGAAGAGCCAATTCTTCCTAggtcgtcatcatcttcatcaatgGCATCAACTCAGCAGTCTACACCCTCGTATCGATCTTCAATAAACCAAAATCTCCTTCGAAACTCTTTCCCAAAGGCTCTTTATCCATTTCTATGTGTATGGGTCGTGATTTTTATCTGGTTGATCCGTCAGCAATACTATTATTTTACGCCTCCTCACGACCTCATTTCTTGCACGGCTTCACCATGGGACGATTGGCCCCCTGATAACTGCGGGATTAATGGCGAGAGATGCGCGGACGACTTGACATCTTTGTCTGATAGGACATTCAGATGTATGAGCGGATGTAAAGTTACCAGGCTAGGAAACGAGAGGTGGGTTGGTAATGAGCGTGTCAATGGCGTGCCGCTTGTTATTGGTGGCGGGGATATGAACCATACATACCGGTAAGCCCCTTGCTCTCACACCAGTCTATCGACATTAACATAACCTTCGCAGAGCGGACTCTTGGATCTGCGCTGCCGCGATCCACTCCAATCtgatctcctcttctctcggCGGATGCGTCACCGTCCATCCCTTACCATACCCTGCCGGCCATTCCAACTTTATCTCGTCTGCCGCTCATGGCCTCACCTCTACAGCATTTTCTCAATACTTCCCAGGCGCGTTCACCCTTTCACACGTTATCCCCTCTGGCTGTTGGGACTTGCACTTTATTGTCATGGGCGTCAACGCCGTCTGCctgctcatcctcaccctcttcctccgtcctccttcttctctcctaTTCACTATCCTCCTTGTTCTGGGATATTTCCAAATCACTTTATTTAGCGATGTCCCACATTTCCCGCCAGACTGGCAATCCCTTTTCGGCGGACTCATTCCTGTGCTAATCACAGGCTACTGGATCTGGAAACAGGCTTTCGTCATCActctcctccattttcGCGACGCACCATTTACCTTAGCGCTTTGGCAGGGCGCAGGATATTGGGTAGGTGT
The Cryptococcus neoformans var. neoformans B-3501A chromosome 13, whole genome shotgun sequence DNA segment above includes these coding regions:
- a CDS encoding hypothetical protein (Match to ESTs gb|CF192395.1|CF192395, gb|CF190278.1|CF190278, gb|CF192235.1|CF192235; HMMPfam hit to FAD_binding_6, Oxidoreductase FAD-binding domain, score: 155.9, E(): 8.4e-44; HMMPfam hit to NAD_binding_1, Oxidoreductase NAD-binding domain, score: 121.6, E(): 1.8e-33); translated protein: MFTIEVLAQKLAPHASFLGGLVVAAILGLFIFFQEKDRKVLDPVEWRSFKLVDKDHLSHNTALYRFALPRASDSLGLPIGQHISVAAEINGKQVVRSYTPTTLDDDKGHFDLVVKTYEKGNISRYLSLLTIGQEIKVKGPKGKFVYTPNMAPHLVMIAGGTGITPMYQIIKSSIKTPGDKTRLSLIYANIQEDDILLKKEIDELQAKSNGRFDVKYVLNNPPEGWTGGVGFVTKEMIEEAMPSSGVGSANHGEGHKVLMCGPPPMITAMKGHLAQIGYPAPRSVSKLEDQVFLF
- a CDS encoding hypothetical protein (Match to EST gb|CF189829.1|CF189829; HMMPfam hit to Aldedh, Aldehyde dehydrogenase family, score: -30.0, E(): 8.7e-16), which encodes MDMYFPDHTPTPLPQIEQIYDTVNKRFDSGVTCSLAYRLFNLKQLAYLIKDNEALIRAAVENDQGKGPFDVTIGELWPALNEIDLAVKNVENWMKDESRTADAILSMKAMPSRVKKQPKGVALIISTWNYPWQLSLCPLVGAISAGCPAILKLSEHSPTSSALLADVLPKYLDPEGYVAVLGEVEQSQALLAKPWGHILYTGSSDVGKIVAGAAAKTLTPTTLELGGKSPVIVASDANFKIAARRLFSIKQMTGGQTCVAPDYVLCVKDKVDEFISVCKSTLDELFPPLPSSKSLLNSPSGSSFLRSPADFSRQLSYIEKAEMEGKLVYKGEMDEKTRRMGISLIRLNENGEREEGGVMVDEIFGPVLAIIPVEDIDGAIAYVNARPKPLALYVCAGKRSIFEKVISQTTSGSATWNDFAMATFARNLPFGGVGASGWGSYHGKDGFNAFTHHKAVLEIPYLFEPLISLRYPPISSFAKKILPFLMFAGIKFSRPKSIEHEEESLRRRKWRWRVIVLGFLMGALVGGKRLLGNGQ